AATGCTTGAAATTGACATCCCGCCTTGAATTTTGGGATTGATATAAGCTAATGCAGATTGTTGAAGATTTAAGGCATGACTCTGGCTTTAAAGCATCCACATACAAACGATTCATTCTGCGCTTGGTTTTGATCGTGGGTATGACTCTGAATTGGCTTTGGACTGTCAGCAGTATTGGCTTTGGGAGAAGGAGATTCAAACATCTGCAGCTCAACCATTTCCTTGCCTTCACATATTATCTTAACCTCACAGAATTCAGGTGCATTTAGTAATATCTGATCTGCTGTTCCGCAACCTTTTCTCGACTTTAGTTTCCTTAAAGATCCATCAAAAAGAAATACTTACTTAAGAGGGACGCCAGATAATTAAGATCAACAAGATTCAGAAATGAGGACCTAGCTAGGACGGGACTAAAATTTAAGTGAGATCGATATTAATCATACTTGAGATTGGCTTTAGAGGTGCCCAAAAAATTTAAGTGAGATCGATATTAATCATACTTGAGGTTGGCTTTAGAGGTGCCCAAGATGAGCCTTGTTATGTTGCAGATTGGAATAAGGTCCAGTATGGCTTTCGCTTCCATGTCGCTCTCTATAAGTATGGTGTCAACTTTAACCTGTTGTTGAATGTTCTTTTACATGGTTAGCCTCAAGTCATACATAGCATCACGCTATCTTTGTTTATCAAGAAGCTATGCTAGACGAATGAGTAGCCAATAATCATGTATGTACCTTTGTAGCAGCGCATGCATCAAAAAACTTTTGAAGGAACTGGCGCCTCTTGCCTCTTTCTTGAGCCATGTGGTTCTCCTTTTGCTCTGCACTCACTTGACCTATTGGAATCAATCCCACTGTTATAACCATCATCGTCACCAAATAACAATTAGTCAATGAATGTTGAAGTATACACTACTGTTGAGAGATGAAATTAAAATAGAGATTATGATTGGTTAGCTAGCTTACAAGGAGTAGGGATGTACTTGGTCTCTGGATAGATATGAATGAGGAAAAGAATGGTCGAAGAGTAATCCGGGACAGCATGATTGAGAGTCCAAAGAAGAGCATCCATGCTTGAGTCCTTGCTAATCTTATTACTATTACCACTGCTATGTCCAACAGCAACATAGACAACAGCATGATCCCTGTTGTTGTGGAAATCAAAGGAATATAAACTACCTTCAACTTCAACTTCTTTTATGCTAGCTAGTCCTCTATTGATCTCCAACAACTCACTTGCCGGAACATAACCACCATTACTCCCATGTTCTTCTATTTCTACAATCTCATTCCCTAAACTAGTACTAGTATTTTGTCCTTGACCATCATAGTAACACAGCTCTCTGCTCTTCGTCATTTCTTGGCCTACAATTGAAATCAAATGATGATCTGATTGACCAGACCCCAATATCCCTTGCTTGCTTCAAAAAGATTTAAGTTATTCCATTCCTGGAAAGTTAGTAGTAGTACTAATCAAGTATTAAACAGGTTGTAATTTCACACACACCTTGGCTACTTTTCGGACATCTTAGTGTGCCAACCTAGCCACTTTGACTTTTCCATCTATGTCGGTTTCATTATTCATGGTCCACCGATTTGATTTTTCCTTCTCTATGTTCACGTCTAAGTCAAGAAAGGAGGTGATAAATTTAACAATTCTTGTATTAGAGGGACTGTCAAGAGAATATACGAATACGTGCGGGTATCTCGGCGCCCACCAAGCTACTATGTTGTCCAAGTCTGAGGTCAAATACATTTTAGCCTTAAATTGTATTTGACTATCCAAATAGATGAAAATGATCCTTGAATTTTATTCACATGTTTTTGTACTCATTTTTTATTGCTTCTATGTGAAAAGAATAGTAAGTATAACTGAAATATACATTTATAATAGCTCACAACAAAAAATTATTGCTTCGCTCGAACTAGCTTTAACTTCTTTTTTCTAATTTTCCTTCTTTGATTTTTCGTTGTCTATTTTTTAGGGGCGTTGCAAAATACaatattgataaaaaaaaaaaaaaaacaataaatcgGGTAAGTTAAAAGTTTTGGATTAATAAGGAGCAACTAAATAGTCAAGAAATTTGAAAGAGTTAGCAATTACTATTATTCGTTCAACTCTTGCTGTCTAAATTGCGGGGTTTCTTGAGAACTTAGAATGAAGACAAGAAAACAAAAACTTGTGCAGAAAAGTTGCATCTTGGAAATACTTATGCAGCTGACTGACCAGTGAAATTATATGGTCAAATAAGTTGAAGAGTAAATAAGAAAGGCTTTCTTGGCTAATTCGCTCCCTTTGGAcatagatttttttattttttatttttttagaccTTTTTCCAAAAAGAAGATTGTAAACATTGTTTGTTCATGGAATTTGACCAGtttttgaaatatttttgaagaaaaaatttAAGTTCCAAAAACTAGTTTGGGCCAGTTTTTGGGTGAAATTTTTTATTCAACTCAaaacctcacttttttttttttttgaagtaatATGCATGTCCAAACTGAACTTCAACCTTCAAAAACACGCAATTCCAGAACTCTTTTTTTAAGTTCTAATCAAAGCTATGTACAACGCTAGCTTCATAAAGTTTTGAGAATTATTTATATATTGGATTCATCTTATAATGTAAATATAACTTTTCGATGAATGCGATTCCATTAAATTACATTTGAACCATGTAGTGCCGTGCCTCTACATAACGAAAGTGCATTTATACCAACCCAAAACTCACGTACTACATCAAGTAGATACACTCAACTGAGACGTGAGAAGCTAAAGCAAGTTCAAAAATTATTAGTTACAGCTTTTATTTGAATAACTTGAAACAAAATGACTTCAGTAGGTAGAGCGGTTGTTTCTATGTCTCGATGGAATGGTGGTCTGTCCAACCATCTTTTATTTCTGATGTACTCACTTTTGATTTGAGTAATAATTGAGAAGATACCTTTTCAAAGAGAAAACTTGAAACAAAATCATATATTTCTCAGGCAATGTGAACATACAAGCGATGGTGCATTTTATTGATTCACTTGATACATTGTACAACAGGCAAAAATGCAAACTGTGACATTGTCATGAGATTTGTGTAATAGAGTCTCATTTAGTTCGCTCCTGTTGTGGTCGTATACATTTTCCTAGCTGCCTCCACGGAAAAAATGACTCCGTTTACTATTCGCTAATAGGTTATAGCTGTTCTTCTTTGTTGCCTCAGCTGATAGTATGAACCTAAGTGGACAATGTACACATACTTCAAAATCCCGGTAAAACTGAGAGATCTACTATTCCCCTTGGCAAGTCAGCTATTTTCTTCAGCAGTGCAAGCCGGTTTGTTCTGATCCGTTCGTCTTCCTGCGATATGCATAAAGAACAATTAACGTGAAGAATGGGAGGCACAAGTATGCACTGTAGTTGTATCAGCACTGAAGAATCAAGCGTCGATTTATGCTTCACCAAAATTTTGGACTACTTTGGTTCATCGAAATGTACATGATTGCTTTCCAAGTGTGAGAAATGTGCACATTGTGAAAACCAAATGAGAGAACATACAGTTGTGGTAGGAAAAagcctactatcatagttaagaaACAATCTGCAGTGCATGTCTAAGCTAAAACAGAACCATGGCTAATTGCAACTGGTGTATGACAATATGCAGTGGAGATGTCTAAGCTAGAACAAAATCAATATTATAGGACGAGATAGAAGGCACAACATAGCTGCAGAAAATGAAACATGATAAACCTTTTTGTAGAGCAGCTCTCTAATATGGTGACGGAGTTTCTTCAAGAATTGAAATGCAGAAATAACTGGGAGCAGGTACTTATGAATTGGCAATTCTACTAGCTTTAGACATTTATAAGAcaaaccacttttttttttttttagattaagagagaaattgtattagaaaagaCAACAGATTGATGCATGCACGAAGACAGGAATGCGGCGTTCAATAGGAAGCTAAAAAGAAAACTTAACAAGGCAAACATGATGTTCTATCCGATGTGCTTCATTTAAGATAGGAAAAACCATGGTAAGCAGAGGCTATTAAGCCTATACCCTGTTGGATGTGCACAAATCCAGATTATCTGTTCCATGCGTCAGAACTCTGAAGTTCTCATATCTAAGAAGTAAAAAGAAATCAGAGGAACTTACCACCATTACAAAGACCTCGTTGAAAAAATCCTCCAGCGGTTCTACAAGTACTGAGGATGCTTCAACAAAATCATCAACTTCCATATCTGTAAATGAACAGTCATATACATTGCAAATATTTTGGTGAAAAACTCAACCCACGAATAAACAAGGAGCAGAAGAAgttgaatacaacaacaacatacccaaaaAGCAGAAGAAGTTGAATGTATTTACAAAATGTAACATCAACATACCAGACAACTATATTTATTTGAATACATTAGGAAAGGTTATTCATCTGGAGGTGAGGCAATACCTGGATGAATTTTACTTCGTAGTGACAAGAAAGTGCTCCACAAAACTTTCTCTTCATTTGTTTCAAAAGCTTGATCATCCACCTAATTTACAATGAAATGATGTTTTTACTAAATATGAACAAAGAATGCTAATAGGCAGCCAACTAAATCATTGAAGTTGCAGAATTGAGTGTTTCATAGAGTTAATCAACCAAAACATCAATTTATGCTCAATACTCTACCTACTAATCACCAACGGCAAGAAGTCATGATTCTTGTCTTGACTAAAAAGAAAATCCAATGCTACACATTGTAAGATGTCCATAGAGCTTGACAATATTAACAATTGTATTACCAATCCAGCAGAGCAGatttgaaaaaaattatttgtaaTTGTATCATAGAGAAAAGCTCTAGATAACATGAAAATGCCTTctgtatcaacaacaacaacatacccagtgtaatcccacaggtgatgtctggggagggtagagtgtccgcagaccttacccctaccttggcaggtagagaggttgtttcagaTGGACCCTCGGCTGAAGTCTATCAAGATAGCAAAACAATTAAAGTAAAAGACATGAGAAGTGGTAATAGAAAACTAAGAATAAGAAATATGCGAATAAAAAAGTACAAGAAAAATTCTGCAACTTCTGTATCAAGAACGCCATTTTTCTACAGATGCAAGTTCAAAACCCGGTATGGTGGAGTATAATCACAAAGAAGATTTATGTTACAGAAAGAAATTTGTTGAGTATACCTCCGCATCAACATTGGCATCCTTCCCGCGAACAATTCTTGTTGGACGTGAATATGCTTCAACAACCTTAGGCAAAAGCTCCCCTTTGGACAAGGACTCCATCTACAAATGACGGCAATAAATATCAATTATACAGTCCAAAACATCATAATGAATTCGAAAAAGTACTTCTATACTAATTAACCCATTGCACCTCTCCAGAACCAACTGTACCATTTTGTATTCAACATGAGACGAAGACACAATACAGGACATTTAACTTGTCAAACGAAGCAACAAAAAGAGATTCCTAACACTTGGCCACAAATTTGAAGATTAAAGCTCAAAGTTCTTGAGTTATATTTTATATTTCTTGATGAAGAGTTATAAtttatatttaatttaaattatATTCAAATTCAgcaacttgtttgggactgaaGCATAGTTGTTGTATATATTCGGATTCAGATGAAGAGGTAACTTTGACCATGAGCCACACAGAAAACTTCCGAAAAGAGCGTTAAGAATAATACAACCTCCTCCCAATATAGCACTTCTAATGCGTCTATCTGTGTCCAGGGACCTGGATATGACTCAAGATATCATCTTGCCTCCTTATGCAGAAATCACTGATTTTTAAAACAACATATCGAAGTCCAAATTGCAAATATGCATAAACTCTTCTAgataaacaacaacatacccagtgaaatcccacaggtgggatctgggaagggtagagtgtcGCAGACTTTACCCCTACCTCGTGGAGGGAGAAAGGATGTTTCagaaagacccttggctcaacTACCGCACATCAAAGCaagtgaaaaagaaaatacaGAAGTAAAGAGGACATATCACATAATACGGAAAGCATTACACAACAGTAACAGGAAGAGTAAGAACAACAAAATAATGCGATAACCGAAGCACAAGATACAACAAGTAGTAACAAAAATCGAAGGACAGCAAAAATCAAAACTAAATATACACAAAACTGTATTTCTGTCGTAATTAGGTTTTCAGAATATCTTAACAAACATGGTTTTTTAAAAATCATCAGTGCTATAGAACATGCTCAAATATATAAAGTTTGTCTTCAAAGTTGAACTATGACGCAATGGGGGAGAAATGGTACAAAAGAGTCAATTCATATAAAATAAGAGAGACTAAAGTTTTAACCATAGTGGAGGAGTGCCGGGGAGGGGGTGCTTGGAAGGAGACAACAATTGAACATTTAGTGGAGTAACATCATGTTGCAGATATTTCATAGAAACATCAAACTCCTGGACACTCAGGTGTATCTCTAATGCGTCCAATTTTTCAAGAGGAAACTCTCTTGAGCAGTTACGTCCAGCATAGGGAGAGAGCAATGAAGAGCTTTCAAGAGAGAACACTCACTAGTGCCAATGATACTTCAACATGCATAGTGGTATTAGCCAGAGAAGACAACTCCTTTCCATAGAGCATTCATAAGCTGTGAACCTCTTAGGTATAGGAtatgcttcttcttcttttttcaattgtttttattacatagggggtaggggaaggggattacaatgtggggattcgaaccctcaccaacaaggtgaaagttcaagtagccaaccaactgagctactagatccctactatGCTGACTTTTGTTTACACAGATTTTAATTGAGAACTTTCAAATTGCCA
The sequence above is a segment of the Lycium barbarum isolate Lr01 chromosome 6, ASM1917538v2, whole genome shotgun sequence genome. Coding sequences within it:
- the LOC132645800 gene encoding uncharacterized protein LOC132645800 isoform X2, with protein sequence MTKSRELCYYDGQGQNTSTSLGNEIVEIEEHGSNGGYVPASELLEINRGLASIKEVEVEGSLYSFDFHNNRDHAVVYVAVGHSSGNSNKISKDSSMDALLWTLNHAVPDYSSTILFLIHIYPETKYIPTPCQVSAEQKENHMAQERGKRRQFLQKFFDACAATKVKVDTILIESDMEAKAILDLIPICNITRLILGTSKANLKKLKSRKGCGTADQILLNAPEFCEVKIICEGKEMVELQMFESPSPKANTADSPKPIQSHTHDQNQAQNESFVCGCFKARVMP
- the LOC132645800 gene encoding uncharacterized protein LOC132645800 isoform X1 gives rise to the protein MTKSRELCYYDGQGQNTSTSLGNEIVEIEEHGSNGGYVPASELLEINRGLASIKEVEVEGSLYSFDFHNNRDHAVVYVAVGHSSGNSNKISKDSSMDALLWTLNHAVPDYSSTILFLIHIYPETKYIPTPLGLIPIGQVSAEQKENHMAQERGKRRQFLQKFFDACAATKVKVDTILIESDMEAKAILDLIPICNITRLILGTSKANLKKLKSRKGCGTADQILLNAPEFCEVKIICEGKEMVELQMFESPSPKANTADSPKPIQSHTHDQNQAQNESFVCGCFKARVMP
- the LOC132645800 gene encoding uncharacterized protein LOC132645800 isoform X3, encoding MTKSRELCYYDGQGQNTSTSLGNEIVEIEEHGSNGGYVPASELLEINRGLASIKEVEVEGSLYSFDFHNNRDHAVVYVAVGHSSGNSNKISKDSSMDALLWTLNHAVPDYSSTILFLIHIYPETKYIPTPLGLIPIGQVSAEQKENHMAQERGKRRQFLQKFFDACAATKVKVDTILIESDMEAKAILDLIPICNITRLILGTSKANLKKTNGSGQTGLHC
- the LOC132645800 gene encoding uncharacterized protein LOC132645800 isoform X4; protein product: MTKSRELCYYDGQGQNTSTSLGNEIVEIEEHGSNGGYVPASELLEINRGLASIKEVEVEGSLYSFDFHNNRDHAVVYVAVGHSSGNSNKISKDSSMDALLWTLNHAVPDYSSTILFLIHIYPETKYIPTPLGLIPIGQVSAEQKENHMAQERGKRRQFLQKFFDACAATKEDERIRTNRLALLKKIADLPRGIVDLSVLPGF